The following proteins are encoded in a genomic region of Dialister hominis:
- a CDS encoding methionine ABC transporter ATP-binding protein, producing the protein MIELKHITKVYDNNYRALDDINLTIRDGEIFGIIGQSGAGKSTLVRCINMLEPPSSGEVIINGKDMTKLSSSELRKERKNIGMIFQHFNLLSNRTVAQNVAFPLELANVPKAEQKKRIDDILELVGLTSYKDKYPSQLSGGQKQRVGIARAVVSNPSVLLSDEATSALDPETVKSILELLKDINKKLNITIIMIAHQMEVIKEICERVAVIEHGKIIEQGSTVDLFTNPQTETLKKFIGTVMSTEVPEQLSHMNIHKDKEKEDDQTIISLSFRGDVTNEPIIANLIRKYNLDVSILYGSIDYIQDVSFGRLIIMIDGHEDDMINALSHLKSLPITSEVLGYVSSNH; encoded by the coding sequence ATGATTGAACTGAAACATATAACTAAAGTATATGACAATAATTACAGGGCACTCGATGATATCAATCTCACTATCAGAGACGGCGAAATTTTTGGAATCATAGGACAGTCCGGTGCCGGAAAATCAACACTCGTCCGCTGCATCAATATGCTTGAACCTCCGTCTTCCGGAGAGGTCATCATCAACGGGAAGGATATGACAAAGCTCAGCAGTTCCGAGCTGCGCAAAGAACGCAAAAACATCGGAATGATCTTCCAGCATTTCAACCTTCTCTCCAACAGAACCGTTGCCCAGAATGTTGCTTTCCCGCTTGAACTTGCCAATGTGCCGAAAGCGGAACAGAAAAAAAGGATTGATGACATCCTTGAACTTGTAGGGCTTACCAGCTACAAGGACAAGTATCCGTCCCAGCTTTCCGGCGGACAGAAGCAGAGAGTCGGCATTGCAAGAGCCGTCGTATCCAACCCCTCTGTACTGCTTTCGGATGAAGCGACAAGCGCACTTGATCCGGAAACTGTAAAATCCATCCTCGAGCTTCTGAAAGACATCAATAAGAAGCTGAATATCACAATCATCATGATTGCTCATCAGATGGAAGTCATCAAGGAAATCTGCGAACGCGTCGCAGTCATCGAACATGGAAAAATCATTGAACAGGGTTCGACTGTCGATCTCTTCACGAATCCCCAGACTGAAACGCTGAAGAAATTTATCGGAACCGTCATGTCCACGGAAGTTCCGGAGCAGTTGTCCCATATGAATATCCATAAAGACAAAGAAAAGGAAGACGATCAGACAATCATCAGCCTTTCCTTCCGCGGGGACGTCACAAACGAGCCGATCATTGCAAACCTGATCCGCAAGTACAACCTGGATGTCAGCATCCTTTATGGATCGATCGATTATATTCAGGACGTATCCTTCGGACGTCTGATCATCATGATCGACGGCCATGAAGATGACATGATCAATGCATTAAGCCATTTGAAATCATTACCAATCACAAGCGAGGTGTTAGGCTATGTCTCCAGTAATCACTAA
- a CDS encoding methionine ABC transporter permease, with translation MSPVITNLLFKSLAETLYMLSVSAIIAAIIGIPLGILLVVTEKNGILVCPVLNKPLAFAINMVRSIPFIILMVAIIPFTRMVAGTSIGTTAAIVPLTIAAIPYTARMVETSIREIPFGLIEAAESMGASPYQIIKKVLIPEALPSIIENMTVVIVSLIGSSAMAGTIGGGGLGDLAIRYGYQRFQADVMIATIIVLIIIVQLIQFIGSTWSRKTDKR, from the coding sequence ATGTCTCCAGTAATCACTAATTTGCTTTTCAAAAGTCTGGCGGAAACATTGTACATGCTTTCCGTTTCAGCCATTATCGCAGCCATTATCGGAATACCGCTTGGCATCCTGCTCGTAGTCACTGAGAAGAACGGAATTCTCGTTTGCCCGGTACTCAATAAGCCGCTGGCATTTGCCATCAACATGGTCCGTTCCATTCCATTCATCATTTTGATGGTTGCCATCATTCCTTTTACAAGAATGGTAGCCGGTACCTCCATCGGTACTACAGCAGCTATTGTTCCTCTGACAATTGCCGCTATTCCATATACGGCAAGAATGGTGGAAACTTCCATCCGTGAAATTCCCTTCGGCCTTATTGAAGCAGCTGAATCCATGGGAGCCTCCCCCTATCAGATCATAAAGAAGGTCCTGATTCCTGAAGCTCTTCCATCGATTATAGAAAACATGACAGTTGTCATCGTATCCCTGATCGGTTCCTCCGCTATGGCAGGCACCATTGGCGGCGGCGGTCTCGGCGACCTTGCCATCCGCTACGGTTATCAGAGATTCCAGGCTGATGTCATGATTGCAACAATCATTGTATTGATCATCATCGTACAGCTTATCCAGTTCATCGGAAGCACATGGTCAAGAAAGACCGACAAACGTTAA
- a CDS encoding MetQ/NlpA family ABC transporter substrate-binding protein, with translation MLKKLIITGLCALSAAAVITGCGSDAKPAASSAQSAPAEKKEITVGATAGPHAEVVEAAAKEAEKNGLKVNVKEFSDYITPDQALADGDLDLVVYQHEPFLNNFNKQHNTNLVPIGKAILMRMGIYSNKYKDVKDIPDGATISIPNDSTNEGRGLQLLEKAGLIKLKEGVGMKATPADVTENPKHLKFNELEAAQLPRSLDDVAASVITMNYVMSAGLSPKDQGIFLESKDTPLAVMIIAARDKDKNQPAYKKFVQAYQSDAVKKFIAEKYKGTIEPAWD, from the coding sequence ATGTTAAAGAAACTGATTATCACCGGCCTTTGCGCACTCTCCGCAGCAGCAGTCATCACCGGCTGCGGTTCCGACGCTAAGCCGGCAGCATCCTCTGCCCAGTCTGCTCCTGCAGAAAAGAAGGAAATTACGGTTGGTGCAACAGCCGGCCCGCACGCTGAGGTTGTTGAAGCAGCTGCCAAAGAAGCTGAAAAGAACGGCCTTAAGGTCAATGTAAAGGAATTCTCTGACTACATTACCCCGGATCAGGCACTTGCTGACGGAGATCTTGATCTTGTAGTTTACCAGCATGAACCATTCCTGAACAACTTCAATAAGCAGCACAACACAAACCTCGTTCCGATTGGAAAAGCCATCCTGATGCGCATGGGCATTTACTCCAACAAGTACAAGGATGTCAAGGATATTCCTGACGGCGCTACCATTTCCATTCCTAACGATTCGACAAATGAAGGACGCGGACTCCAGCTTCTTGAAAAAGCCGGCCTGATCAAGCTCAAGGAAGGCGTAGGCATGAAAGCTACTCCTGCAGACGTTACGGAAAACCCGAAGCATCTGAAATTCAATGAGCTGGAAGCCGCTCAGCTCCCAAGAAGCCTTGACGATGTTGCTGCTTCTGTCATTACAATGAACTATGTCATGAGCGCAGGCCTGTCTCCAAAGGATCAGGGCATCTTCCTTGAATCCAAGGACACCCCGCTTGCTGTCATGATTATTGCTGCCAGAGATAAAGACAAGAATCAGCCTGCTTACAAGAAATTCGTACAGGCTTACCAGTCTGATGCAGTCAAGAAATTCATTGCAGAAAAATATAAAGGAACCATTGAACCAGCCTGGGATTAA
- a CDS encoding MFS transporter, whose amino-acid sequence MKITTLFPALGVKNYRVFWITQWIALIGFWLQLTTQQWLVYKMTDSAFLLGLLSACQFTPSLLFTLGTGLWIDHHNKRKILMGTQSLYMLQALLLGLLLLSGHETYGWLLFFAFFLGTIDAFDMPARMAFMPELVGKEALHSAVSLNSTNFNITRIVGPLLAAFLLNYLSYSDIFFLNAVSLIPILFAYAKMNVNTPVIQETNKKPLHEIREGISEARKNPIIFGNLLAAGIVSSLILNMGTYGPLFADRVLHKGLDGFGSILFAAGAGSMASGILSATSSTHYSQRFIFTAAGLCGLLLMAVSYIFWTIPALFMFALLGFATILFMVNCNTAIQMASPPEYLGRIMGLYTFVFLGSAPFGSLLVSAIIEYMGTSLGLAIVGLFEIILILLTAKTYSKQK is encoded by the coding sequence ATGAAAATTACAACCTTATTCCCTGCCCTGGGTGTAAAGAACTACAGAGTATTCTGGATTACGCAGTGGATTGCGCTCATCGGTTTCTGGCTGCAGCTGACGACACAGCAGTGGCTCGTATATAAGATGACCGATTCTGCCTTTCTTTTAGGCCTTTTATCTGCATGCCAGTTCACCCCCTCCCTTCTATTCACACTGGGAACGGGGCTTTGGATCGATCATCACAACAAGAGAAAAATACTGATGGGAACACAGTCCCTCTATATGCTGCAGGCACTTCTTTTAGGCCTGCTCCTTCTCTCCGGGCATGAAACGTATGGATGGCTTTTATTCTTTGCCTTTTTTCTGGGAACGATCGATGCCTTCGATATGCCTGCCCGCATGGCTTTCATGCCTGAATTGGTAGGAAAAGAAGCACTTCATAGTGCAGTCAGTTTGAACTCGACCAATTTCAATATCACCAGAATAGTGGGCCCGCTGCTTGCCGCTTTTCTTCTGAACTATCTCTCTTACAGTGATATTTTCTTCCTTAATGCGGTTTCTCTCATCCCTATACTCTTTGCCTATGCCAAAATGAACGTGAATACTCCCGTCATTCAGGAAACCAATAAAAAACCGCTTCATGAAATCCGCGAGGGTATTTCCGAGGCACGAAAGAATCCGATTATTTTCGGCAATCTTCTGGCAGCCGGAATCGTAAGCAGTCTGATCCTGAATATGGGTACTTACGGACCGCTCTTTGCAGACAGGGTACTTCACAAAGGACTTGATGGATTCGGATCCATTCTCTTTGCCGCAGGGGCCGGTTCCATGGCAAGCGGAATACTATCTGCCACATCCAGCACACATTATTCACAGCGGTTCATATTTACTGCAGCCGGCTTATGCGGCCTTCTCCTTATGGCCGTCAGCTACATTTTCTGGACAATCCCAGCGCTTTTCATGTTCGCCCTGCTCGGTTTTGCTACCATTCTCTTCATGGTAAACTGCAATACGGCAATCCAGATGGCATCTCCCCCTGAATACCTGGGAAGAATCATGGGCCTTTATACCTTTGTATTCCTTGGGAGCGCACCATTTGGTTCTCTCCTCGTCAGTGCAATCATTGAGTACATGGGAACCTCTTTAGGACTTGCCATCGTAGGTCTTTTTGAAATCATACTTATACTGCTCACAGCAAAAACTTATTCCAAGCAAAAATAA
- a CDS encoding glycosyltransferase family 9 protein — protein sequence MKNSARRVDLKNKTIVIMYMLYFGDMVSITPFLEVLRREAEGSRIVLVMDSRFQESVKYNPNIDEIIPVDRNGKDKGLMATWNIGRQIGKLKPDVLMALHGTSRTTLMGLAMHPKYWTGEEGTGIDHFFMDQPIVIETYNSHAVDKYLRVLQLLGVKDVSHSGMRTYTCSDWEDKAREFFQSQKLPQNAKMAGFSVGSSTPEKNWPAENYGKVADHFFEKGFIPVFFGVKSELGLIQKAISSMKHGDKAVIAAGHLSMGEFIAAAGHCSIFFTNDSGPMYVADSRGIPTISMFGPSNAKFHHPLGPCSQAISSWDMPEGPEHVNKTIASGNYVPISEISVDRVIDAGEKALEKAENL from the coding sequence ATGAAAAACTCTGCCCGCCGTGTCGATTTGAAAAACAAGACGATTGTTATTATGTATATGCTGTATTTTGGAGACATGGTTTCCATTACTCCTTTTCTTGAAGTGCTGAGAAGAGAAGCAGAAGGCTCCAGGATCGTCCTTGTCATGGACTCCAGATTCCAGGAATCCGTGAAGTACAACCCCAACATCGATGAAATTATTCCTGTCGACAGGAATGGAAAAGATAAGGGGCTTATGGCTACCTGGAATATCGGGCGGCAAATTGGAAAATTGAAGCCGGACGTCCTGATGGCTCTCCATGGGACATCAAGGACTACGCTGATGGGTCTTGCCATGCATCCCAAGTACTGGACGGGAGAAGAGGGAACAGGTATCGATCACTTCTTCATGGATCAGCCGATCGTGATTGAGACGTATAATTCTCATGCTGTCGACAAATACCTTAGAGTGCTGCAGCTTTTGGGTGTAAAAGATGTTTCTCACAGCGGAATGCGTACCTATACCTGCAGTGACTGGGAAGACAAAGCCAGGGAATTTTTCCAGTCGCAGAAATTGCCGCAGAATGCAAAAATGGCCGGATTTTCTGTGGGAAGCTCTACGCCGGAAAAGAACTGGCCCGCTGAGAATTATGGGAAAGTCGCTGATCATTTCTTTGAGAAGGGATTCATTCCGGTTTTCTTTGGCGTCAAGTCAGAGCTGGGGCTGATCCAGAAGGCTATTTCCTCTATGAAACACGGGGATAAAGCGGTTATTGCGGCAGGCCATCTGAGCATGGGCGAATTTATTGCAGCGGCCGGTCATTGCTCCATTTTCTTTACCAATGACAGCGGACCCATGTATGTAGCAGACAGCCGCGGTATCCCGACTATTTCCATGTTCGGACCGAGCAATGCAAAGTTCCATCATCCATTGGGACCTTGTTCACAGGCAATTTCTTCATGGGATATGCCTGAGGGACCCGAGCATGTGAATAAAACGATTGCATCAGGCAATTATGTGCCTATTTCTGAAATCAGTGTGGATAGGGTCATTGATGCAGGAGAGAAAGCATTAGAAAAAGCAGAAAATCTGTAA
- the rfaE2 gene encoding D-glycero-beta-D-manno-heptose 1-phosphate adenylyltransferase — MRQDGEKFLSEDILKVKAAVIGDVMMDQYVTGSVNRISPEAPVPVNLVKGERNVPGGAANTAANLASLGCQVFVSGIVGNDQNGKMLLDLLKNAGIDSNGILVSDDYQTTAKIRILGAGQQMMRLDYERTRKLTDDECESVMEWLCGLLKAGLDCVVISDYGKGMIDDILSQKIIKKANEYNVPVLVDPKGSDWEKYDGAYGITPNLKELSDCAGKSIPNESAPIEAEGKRIREKFHLKYLFVTRSERGITCIMDGGAIHRASVAQDVFDVSGAGDTVMAVTAACAAAGIDMETTLELANRAAGIAVSHVGTYQVERKEVLDAWRDNEPVRLDYLPLTWKEAENKVNLWKARGETVVFTNGCFDILHRGHVTYLQKAASLGDHLIVGLNSDDSVKMLKGEDRPVNRENDRSFMLAALRCVDDVVVFGEETPEKLLTHLKPDILVKGGDYKAEEVAGRQYAGSVEILPFVDGYSTTGVIKKIKREKQ, encoded by the coding sequence ATGAGACAAGACGGAGAAAAATTTCTTAGTGAAGATATTCTGAAAGTAAAGGCAGCCGTAATCGGTGATGTAATGATGGATCAGTACGTGACAGGGAGCGTGAACCGCATCTCTCCTGAAGCGCCTGTACCGGTCAATCTGGTCAAAGGGGAAAGAAACGTGCCGGGCGGGGCTGCCAATACAGCGGCCAATCTGGCATCACTTGGTTGTCAGGTTTTCGTTTCCGGCATAGTTGGGAATGACCAGAATGGGAAAATGCTTCTTGACCTTTTAAAAAATGCAGGAATTGACTCTAATGGGATTCTTGTGTCTGATGATTACCAGACGACAGCTAAAATACGCATTCTGGGCGCAGGCCAGCAGATGATGAGGCTTGATTATGAAAGAACCAGAAAGCTCACTGACGATGAATGCGAAAGCGTTATGGAATGGCTTTGCGGGCTTTTAAAAGCGGGACTGGACTGTGTCGTCATTTCTGATTACGGCAAGGGAATGATCGACGACATACTGTCTCAGAAAATCATAAAGAAAGCCAATGAATACAATGTTCCTGTTCTTGTCGATCCTAAGGGCAGTGATTGGGAAAAGTATGACGGCGCTTATGGAATCACGCCTAATCTGAAAGAGCTTTCTGACTGCGCCGGAAAGAGCATCCCTAATGAAAGCGCTCCCATAGAGGCGGAAGGAAAGAGGATCAGGGAGAAATTCCACTTGAAATATCTCTTCGTAACAAGATCCGAGCGCGGAATCACCTGCATTATGGATGGCGGGGCTATTCATAGAGCATCCGTTGCGCAGGATGTCTTTGATGTTTCGGGCGCAGGAGATACTGTCATGGCTGTTACAGCTGCCTGTGCAGCCGCTGGCATTGATATGGAAACGACATTGGAACTTGCAAACCGCGCAGCGGGCATCGCTGTTTCACATGTAGGAACTTATCAGGTCGAAAGGAAAGAAGTCCTTGATGCATGGCGTGATAATGAGCCGGTCCGCCTTGATTACCTCCCTCTGACGTGGAAGGAAGCGGAAAACAAGGTAAATCTCTGGAAAGCAAGAGGAGAGACCGTTGTATTTACCAATGGATGTTTCGATATCCTTCACAGAGGCCATGTCACCTATCTGCAGAAGGCGGCTTCCCTTGGCGACCACCTGATTGTGGGATTGAATTCCGATGACTCAGTCAAAATGCTCAAAGGGGAAGACCGTCCGGTTAACCGTGAAAATGACAGGAGCTTTATGCTTGCCGCTCTTCGCTGCGTTGATGATGTCGTTGTCTTTGGAGAAGAAACTCCTGAAAAACTTCTGACCCATCTGAAACCGGATATCCTTGTCAAAGGCGGGGATTATAAGGCAGAAGAAGTTGCCGGAAGGCAATATGCAGGATCTGTGGAAATTCTCCCCTTTGTCGATGGTTATTCAACAACAGGAGTCATTAAGAAAATAAAAAGGGAAAAGCAATGA
- a CDS encoding glycosyltransferase, with protein MNLLLADLHKFVGYSGGIEHVLSRMAAAMKDRGYTVSVVMADEKSGDPFYPLPEGVKLYNLFKMEGMTEIHAGLFSKAAREIARAFSKEAARNRNYSIFNQAKPQMKRVLELAKPHVIVSFREPTGRLLLEGLDTEIPVISMLHNDPDEIFLHSPEKEKRALEKSRFIQVLMPSFIEKAEKYLDYDRFVHIPNSVNIPHLEVDPGQERKVHKIVNVGRVTGRTKRQHILIEAFSKIAQEFPDWEVDICGDTYDKAYVTMVKSLISKNGLQDRVHLRGTTKNMGKVWQEADIFAFPSHHEGFPLALSESMGVGIPAVGFASCSSVNELIKDQVNGFLVPDGAEAFSKALASLMKDSELRRKLGTGARESMKPYAPEVVWDSWDKLIKECIKEQ; from the coding sequence GTGAATCTTTTACTTGCGGATCTGCATAAATTTGTAGGATACAGCGGCGGCATCGAGCATGTCTTATCGAGGATGGCAGCTGCAATGAAAGACAGAGGATATACGGTTTCTGTCGTGATGGCTGATGAAAAGAGCGGGGATCCTTTCTATCCTCTTCCTGAGGGCGTTAAACTCTATAACTTGTTCAAAATGGAAGGAATGACTGAAATTCATGCCGGCTTGTTTTCCAAGGCAGCAAGGGAAATTGCCCGCGCTTTTAGCAAGGAAGCTGCAAGAAACAGGAATTACAGTATTTTTAACCAGGCAAAGCCTCAGATGAAAAGAGTCCTTGAACTGGCAAAACCTCATGTAATCGTTTCCTTCAGGGAACCGACAGGCCGTCTTCTTCTTGAAGGGCTGGATACTGAAATTCCCGTGATTTCCATGCTTCACAATGATCCGGATGAAATATTCCTCCATTCACCGGAGAAAGAAAAAAGGGCTCTTGAAAAAAGCCGCTTCATTCAGGTACTCATGCCTTCATTTATAGAAAAAGCAGAAAAATACCTGGATTACGATCGCTTTGTGCATATTCCCAATTCTGTAAATATCCCGCATTTGGAGGTGGATCCCGGACAGGAAAGGAAAGTTCACAAAATCGTCAATGTAGGAAGAGTGACAGGCAGGACGAAGAGGCAGCATATTTTAATAGAAGCCTTTTCGAAAATTGCTCAGGAATTTCCCGACTGGGAAGTGGACATCTGTGGGGATACTTACGATAAAGCGTATGTAACTATGGTGAAAAGCCTCATATCCAAAAATGGACTGCAGGACCGTGTCCACTTGCGCGGCACTACGAAGAATATGGGAAAAGTCTGGCAGGAAGCAGATATATTTGCATTCCCAAGCCATCATGAAGGTTTCCCTTTGGCGCTTTCTGAATCGATGGGCGTTGGAATTCCGGCAGTAGGCTTTGCATCCTGCTCTTCCGTCAATGAACTCATCAAGGATCAGGTCAATGGATTTCTTGTTCCTGACGGGGCAGAAGCGTTCTCAAAAGCACTGGCATCCTTGATGAAGGACAGCGAACTTAGAAGGAAACTGGGAACGGGAGCGAGAGAATCAATGAAACCATATGCACCGGAAGTGGTGTGGGATTCCTGGGACAAGCTCATTAAAGAATGCATAAAAGAGCAATGA
- a CDS encoding SDR family NAD(P)-dependent oxidoreductase, whose protein sequence is MDTILVTGGAGFIGYHLSKRLLKDGYNVVGYDNMNDYYDPKLKEDRVRDLEESGQDYRFIKGDLADKDMVFHLFEEIKPAIVVNLAAQAGVRYSIDHPDSYIQSNIVGFFNILEACRHYPVKHLLFASSSSIYGNQEKVPFSVNDPTDRPISLYAATKKSDELMAYTYSHLYRIPATGLRFFTVYGPFGRPDMAYFKFANKIFNGETIQVYNNGDMLRDFTYVDDIVEGISHMLNHPPKLNEEHDPFKVYNIGNNHPVRLMKFIEILEDAIGRKAEKEYLPMQMGDVYQTYADIDDLEKDFGFHPSTTLEEGLAAFAKWYKNYYHKE, encoded by the coding sequence ATGGATACGATTCTTGTGACCGGCGGAGCCGGGTTTATTGGATATCATTTAAGCAAACGTCTGCTTAAGGATGGATACAATGTTGTCGGATATGACAACATGAATGATTACTATGATCCAAAGCTTAAGGAAGATCGTGTCAGGGATCTTGAGGAATCAGGACAGGACTATCGTTTCATAAAGGGAGACCTGGCCGATAAGGACATGGTATTCCACCTCTTCGAAGAGATAAAACCTGCTATTGTCGTTAATCTTGCCGCACAGGCCGGAGTCCGCTACAGCATCGATCATCCGGATTCGTATATACAGTCCAACATCGTGGGTTTCTTCAACATCCTGGAAGCTTGCCGCCACTATCCGGTAAAGCATCTTCTTTTTGCATCGAGTTCTTCGATTTACGGAAATCAGGAAAAAGTTCCATTCTCGGTCAATGACCCGACGGACCGCCCAATCAGCCTTTATGCGGCAACGAAAAAGTCTGACGAGCTTATGGCATATACGTATTCCCACCTCTACAGGATTCCTGCTACCGGGCTTCGTTTCTTTACGGTTTACGGACCTTTTGGCAGGCCGGATATGGCTTACTTCAAGTTTGCCAATAAGATTTTCAACGGCGAGACGATTCAGGTTTATAATAACGGAGATATGCTTCGCGATTTCACCTATGTAGATGATATCGTAGAAGGGATTTCCCATATGCTGAACCATCCGCCGAAGCTCAACGAAGAGCATGACCCGTTCAAGGTTTATAATATCGGCAACAATCACCCGGTCAGGCTGATGAAATTCATTGAAATTCTGGAAGATGCCATCGGGAGAAAAGCGGAAAAAGAGTACCTGCCCATGCAGATGGGAGACGTGTATCAGACGTATGCTGATATTGATGATCTGGAAAAAGATTTCGGATTCCATCCGTCGACCACCTTGGAGGAGGGACTTGCCGCATTCGCCAAGTGGTATAAAAATTATTATCATAAGGAATAA
- a CDS encoding SGNH/GDSL hydrolase family protein, translating into MNCFGDSLTEGFGLRKGRYWLEIATREIHGIRFRNFGSCGSLSSDILQKAEFFLERAGSQDEIFIMGGTNDLLCRIRLSSLEKNMERGISHIAASLPLTIAIPPQVTRASVEAGWQSEFSYDANQEDYRTYISFLKELAQSLDVRVIDFSKVIPFDDDYYVDGVYPNEKGQELMAEAAIKVWGN; encoded by the coding sequence ATGAATTGCTTCGGTGACAGCCTGACTGAAGGGTTCGGACTAAGGAAGGGCAGGTACTGGCTTGAGATTGCTACCAGGGAAATACATGGCATCAGGTTCAGGAATTTTGGATCCTGCGGCTCCCTGTCATCAGATATCCTTCAAAAGGCAGAATTTTTTCTTGAGAGAGCCGGAAGTCAGGATGAAATTTTCATCATGGGCGGAACCAATGATTTGCTGTGCAGAATAAGGCTTTCTTCCCTTGAAAAGAATATGGAAAGGGGGATTTCACATATAGCAGCCAGCCTGCCGCTGACGATTGCCATCCCGCCTCAGGTAACACGCGCAAGCGTTGAGGCAGGATGGCAGTCGGAATTTTCCTATGATGCCAATCAGGAAGATTACAGGACGTATATTTCCTTCTTAAAGGAACTGGCACAGAGCCTTGACGTACGGGTGATTGATTTTTCAAAAGTGATTCCCTTTGACGATGATTATTATGTTGACGGGGTTTATCCTAACGAGAAGGGACAGGAACTCATGGCAGAAGCTGCTATCAAAGTTTGGGGAAATTGA